A stretch of the Uranotaenia lowii strain MFRU-FL chromosome 3, ASM2978415v1, whole genome shotgun sequence genome encodes the following:
- the LOC129756828 gene encoding uncharacterized protein LOC129756828, whose protein sequence is MNENLTKICRICLTEGSRNIFQKTVAQDGLYNVSSLNRISEKLRYVTLLKIDELENLPALICDLCIVQLNVAYNFKRQATDSDTKLRQYMIENGIDIMKDPRSLPRSRPTAATTATTTIRAITSSARVNQRCNSTSSSSVQEVALAPNSYPGNGIRLQPIRIKVESPESLEQSPDSIELISNSTISPLSSTNSTSAVPNAVPVTEATTAAISDIANSSLSSSKNSLGSNGRDSTMVVVENRQSNDQADREYVRRILGSNSSLASSSEQVAKSDATDKGLNGRKSRTSSKILDMDKPEDSNKNVRMRNLLSSLTINMVTSRFPKSKLRIKARKKLQNKKLHEKNHGTPRSSAQSRVGGPKLTPGSVDKSDPRIQNLIKARMARQNKTIISGTTLKSLGKKIREERETQNHDSTRRKRKPTYKKLEDIKQPKQGEPIPVATKS, encoded by the exons ATGAATGAAAACCTAACGAAAATATGTCGCATATGTCTGACCGAGGGCTCCCGGAACATTTTCCAGAAGACGGTCGCCCAGGATGGATTGTACAACGTTTCGTCCCTGAATCGGATCTCGGAAAAACTTCGCTACGTAACTCTGCTGAAG ATTGACGAACTGGAAAACCTTCCCGCTTTGATCTGTGACCTGTGTATCGTTCAGCTCAACGTGGCCTACAACTTTAAACGGCAAGCCACCGATTCCGACACCAAACTGCGCCAATACATGATCGAAAACGGCATCGATATCATGAAAGATCCGCGATCCTTGCCGCGGTCTCGCCCAACTGCAGCAACAACCGCAACCACAACGATTCGTGCAATCACTTCGTCCGCTCGTGTGAATCAAAGATGCAATTCGACGTCCTCTTCATCGGTGCAGGAGGTTGCTTTGGCCCCCAATTCCTACCCGGGCAACGGTATTCGGCTGCAACCGATCCGCATCAAAGTGGAATCGCCGGAGTCGTTGGAACAATCGCCGGACTCAATCGAGCTCATTTCGAATTCAACAATTTCTCCTTTGAGCTCTACAAACTCAACAAGTGCAGTTCCGAACGCAGTTCCAGTGACCGAAGCAACGACAGCAGCTATTTCCGATATTGCAAATAGTTCACTTTCGTCCAGCAAAAATAGTTTGGGTTCAAACGGTCGAGATAGCACCATGGTAGTTGTCGAAAATCGTCAGAGCAACGATCAGGCGGATAGAGAATACGTGCGTCGAATTCTTGGTTCCAACAGCAGTCTAGCGAGCAGCTCTGAACAAGTGGCAAAATCTGATGCGACAGACAAGGGTTTGAATGGTAGAAAGTCAAGAACCtcttcaaaaatattggacaTGGACAAACCCGAAGACAGCAACAAGAATGTACGCATGAGAAACCTGTTGTCTTCTTTAACTATCAACATGGTTACGAGTCGTTTCCCTAAATCAAAGTTAAGAATAAAAGCTCGTAAGAAGCTGCAGAACAAAAAACTTCACGAGAAAAATCACGGCACACCACGCTCTTCTGCGCAAAGCCGAGTAGGAGGTCCAAAGTTAACTCCAGGCAGTGTTGATAAATCCGATCCGAGAATTCAAAATCTTATCAAAGCTCGAATGGCGCGACAAAACAAAACTATCATCAGCGGTACCACACTGAAATCGTTGGGGAAAAAGATTCGCGAGGAAAGGGAGACACAAAACCACGACTCAACCAGAAGGAAAAGAAAACCGACCTATAAGAAACTTGAAGATATCAAGCAGCCTAAGCAAGGCGAACCGATTCCTGTCGCGACGAAATCTTGA